Proteins co-encoded in one Podospora pseudoanserina strain CBS 124.78 chromosome 7 map unlocalized CBS124.78p_7, whole genome shotgun sequence genomic window:
- the MIP1 gene encoding DNA-directed DNA polymerase gamma mip1 (COG:L; BUSCO:EOG092603KJ; EggNog:ENOG503NTXD), translating to MLLPYRRVAAGRDAPVASIIRLARHCAGRRPISSRRWISQTAATQDETTENLSVPCTARYNEIGVQQLSSHIYHQLFPKGNTSPPSKELVALARDHLRRHELLGKNTDTSAPVAFDLPPLVGSTLDEHFHKLGVDAAEPFLTHAKRFALANPPPKPRKWVRRSGWTKYYADGRTEPVDAPEGEAMTFDTEVMWKESPYAVMACAATADAWYAWLSPWLLGETENEHQLIPVGDPTKERVIIGHNIGYDRARILEEYNLTQTRNSFLDTMSLHVAVNGMCSQQRPTWMKHRKDREFRDKIAKESSNAELVELLNNGAFSAQEEELWVERSSINSLRDVAQFHLGVTIDKEARNAFGEFDRDGINQQLDELLTYCAADVAITHRVYQVVFPNFLRVCPHPVSFAALRHLSNVILPVNKTWDSYIANAEATYRKLSDGVRERLVALTDKAREIKKQPEKWSTDPWLSQLDWSGQEVKMTKGTSTSPPREYKNQKMPGEPNWYRNLFPKAKGPINLTVRTRIAPLLLRLSWDGHPLFWSDKHGWTFRVPLADMKKYLDKQMKPCDFEGETVLAVKEDTKHAYFKLPHKDGPTARCTNPMAKSYLSYFEKGTLSSEYDYAKEALEMNASCSYWISSRDRIMSQLVVYESNLPEPVRPKDLPEDAPTPGFILPQVIPMGTVTRRAVENTWLTASNAKKNRVGSELKAMVRAPPGYVFVGADVDSEELWIASVVGDATFKLHGGNAIGFMTLEGTKAQGTDLHSRTAAILGITRNDAKVFNYGRIYGAGLKFAGQLLRQFNPSLSEQETLDIAGKLYATTKGTKTNRKSLYKRPFWRGGTESFVFNQLEEFAEQSHPRTPVLGAGITEALTARFLSKGGYLTSRINWAIQSSGVDYLHLLIVSMDYLTRRFNIACRLAITVHDEIRYLVQEHDKYRAAMALQISNLWTRAMFAQQVGIHDLPQSCAFFSAVDIDTVLRKEVDMPCITPSNPIPIPPGETVDINQLLSKGSLARLDPTITPDPTYAPRVNHIKYVPRKPVMEQLQEEEHAHEDEKSKLRFIRAQIANDEAEFREILRETRGEAQREKYIPKVPVKILKKPYSASAKLLPGAAKYGQREPVMVREALEGVRYKSWPGGSGSGGSKKWDGGREKGRERVQWDFTR from the coding sequence ATGCTGCTCCCTTACCGTAGGGTCGCGGCAGGACGAGACGCGCCGGTCGCCAGCATCATCCGTCTTGCGAGACACTGCGCCGGCAGAcgtcccatctcatcccgGCGGTGGATTTCGCAAACCGCTGCTACTCAAGACGAAACCACCGAAAACCTATCAGTGCCATGTACTGCGCGGTACAACGAGATTGGCGTACAGCAACTGAGCTCGCACATTTACCACCAGCTGTTCCCCAAGGGCAacacctcacccccctccaaagaGCTGGTCGCTCTTGCGCGGGACCACCTTCGACGTCACGAACTGCTGGGGAAAAACACCGACACCTCGGCGCCCGTCGCATTCGATCTCCCGCCGCTGGTCGGAAGCACCCTCGACGAGCATTTCCACAAACTAGGCGTCGATGCCGCCGAGCCCTTCCTCACCCACGCGAAGCGGTTTGCCCTGGCAAATCCGCCACCGAAACCGAGAAAATGGGTGCGCCGGAGCGGGTGGACAAAGTACTACGCCGATGGCCGGACCGAGCCAGTGGATGCGCCTGAGGGAGAAGCCATGACATTTGACACCGAGGTTATGTGGAAGGAAAGCCCGTACGCCGTCATGGCCTGCGCTGCGACGGCCGATGCTTGGTATGCCTGGTTGTCGCCGTGGCTGTTGGGCGAGACAGAAAACGAACATCAGCTCATCCCGGTGGGCGATCCAACAAAAGAGCGGGTGATAATAGGGCACAATATCGGATACGATCGGGCGAGGATATTGGAGGAATACAACCTGACACAGACGAGGAATTCGTTCCTGGACACCATGTCATTGCACGTTGCTGTCAATGGCATGTGCTCGCAACAACGACCAACGTGGATGAAGCACAGGAAGGACCGCGAGTTTCGGGACAAGATCGCCAAGGAGTCGAGCAATGCCGAGCTCGTCGAATTGTTGAACAATGGTGCGTTTTCGGCCCAGGAGGAAGAACTTTGGGTGGAAAGGAGTTCGATCAATTCACTGCGGGATGTTGCACAGTTCCACCTCGGCGTCACAATCGACAAAGAAGCCCGCAACGCTTTTGGCGAGTTTGACCGGGATGGCATCAACCAGCAGCTGGATGAGCTTTTGACTTACTGCGCTGCTGATGTGGCCATCACCCATCGTGTCTACCAAGTGGTGTTTCCCAACTTTCTTCGCGTCTGCCCACATCCTGTTAGCTTCGCTGCGTTGAGGCATCTATCGAATGTGATTTTGCCCGTCAATAAAACATGGGACTCTTACATCGCAAATGCGGAAGCCACGTACAGGAAGCTATCTGATGGTGTCCGGGAGCGGTTGGTTGCCCTTACAGACAAGGCTCGCGAAATCAAAAAGCAGCCCGAGAAGTGGAGTACCGATCCCTGGTTGTCGCAGCTGGACTGGTCTGGACAGGAGGTCAAGATGACCAAGGGGACTTCGACCAGCCCCCCGAGAGAATACAAGAACCAAAAGATGCCAGGGGAGCCAAATTGGTATAGAAATCTGTTTCCCAAGGCTAAAGGCCCTATCAACCTCACTGTGCGAACAAGAATTGCACCACTTCTTCTCCGGCTGTCCTGGGATGGACACCCGTTGTTTTGGTCGGATAAGCATGGCTGGACCTTTAGAGTGCCCTTGGCCGATATGAAGAAGTACCTCGACAAGCAGATGAAGCCCTGTGATTTCGAGGGGGAGACAGTCTTGGCCGTCAAGGAGGACACAAAACACGCCTACTTCAAGCTGCCACACAAGGACGGTCCCACGGCTCGCTGCACCAACCCCATGGCAAAGAGCTATCTCAGCTATTTCGAAAAGGGGACGCTGTCGTCGGAGTACGACTATGCCAAAGAGGCCCTGGAGATGAACGCTTCTTGCTCCTACTGGATCAGCTCCCGCGACAGGATCATGTCTCAGCTGGTGGTGTACGAGTCCAACCTCCCCGAGCCTGTCCGCCCCAAAGACCTCCCCGAGGATGCCCCAACACCAGGGTTTATTCTTCCTCAGGTCATCCCCATGGGCACCGTGACCCGCCGCGCGGTAGAAAACACCTGGCTCACGGCCTCTAACGCAAAAAAGAACCGCGTCGGTTCCGAGCTCAAAGCCATGGTCCGCGCTCCACCGGGGTACGTCTTTGTCGGCGCCGACGTTGATTCAGAAGAGCTCTGGATCGCCTCTGTGGTGGGAGACGCAACGTTTAAACTCCACGGCGGGAATGCCATCGGGTTCATGACATTGGAGGGCACCAAGGCCCAAGGCACCGACCTCCACTCCCGCACCGCCGCCATTTTGGGCATCACCCGCAACGACGCCAAGGTGTTCAACTATGGGCGTATTTATGGTGCGGGCCTAAAATTCGCCGGCCAGCTCCTCAGGCaattcaacccctccctttccGAGCAGGAAACACTCGACATCGCCGGCAAGCTATACGCCACGACAAAGGGCACAAAAACCAATCGCAAGTCCCTGTATAAACGCCCCTTTTGGCGCGGAGGGACAGAGTCGTTTGTGTTCAACCAGCTGGAGGAATTCGCCGAGCAATCCCACCCTCGCACCCCCGTGTTGGGGGCGGGCATCACCGAGGCGTTGACTGCGAGGTTTTTGTCAAAGGGGGGGTATCTGACCTCGAGAATCAACTGGGCTATCCAGTCTTCTGGAGTCGActacctccacctcctcatcgtctcAATGGACTACCTCACCCGGAGATTCAACATTGCCTGCCGACTCGCCATCACGGTCCACGACGAGATTCGATATCTGGTCCAAGAACACGACAAGTACCGCGCTGCGATGGCGCTTCAAATATCCAACCTCTGGACGAGGGCAATGTTTGCCCAGCAAGTCGGCATCCACGACCTCCCCCAATCGtgcgccttcttctccgcggTAGACATTGACACCGTCCTAAGAAAAGAAGTCGACATGCCAtgcatcaccccctccaacccaatccccatcccaccagGGGAAACAGTCGACATCAATCAACTCCTCTCCAAAGGCTCCCTCGCCCGGTTGGACCCAACTATAACCCCCGACCCAACATATGCTCCGCGAGTTAATCACATCAAGTATGTCCCCCGCAAACCGGTGATGGAACAGctccaggaggaggaacacgCCCACGAAGACGAGAAGTCCAAGCTCAGGTTCATCAGGGCGCAGATCGCAAACGACGAGGCAGAGTTTAGGGAGATATTAAGGGAGACGAGGGGAGAAGCTCAGAGAGAGAAATACATCCCCAAGGTGCCGGTCAAGATTCTCAAAAAGCCGTATAGTGCCAGTGCTAAGCTGCTGCCGGGGGCGGCGAAATACGGGCAGCGGGAGCCGGTCatggtgagggaggcgttggagggggtCAGGTACAAGAGTTGGCctggggggagtgggagtggagGGAGTAAAaaatgggatggggggagggaaaaggggagggagagggtgcagTGGGATTTTACTAGGTAG
- a CDS encoding uncharacterized protein (EggNog:ENOG503P784; COG:O) has product MPLPPFLCVFVAFHYVLSSPGAHIISSRGGVCGNILAVCHCRLFLLPSSCCFRQLHYLYILSPPSWLVSRFSFAAAAIMANNFFDSGFDEFLGELANFTLPFPGLPLPAPSAASNRQQHASQPALGRPASVSFELPRLPAFGAVWPVPSAPPPALPPLPALPGASSWSAAQQWQPPRQPAQAGARPGAAASFISRPTFSLLHGAPHPPTPMPSTAPVTTSLPGPFFHQPSTTIGSTSPSASAQSGPANLPQPRRTTVNNPSQFLPSSSRPANSLHNTVNTPRTITPTPPLHQREPNSDDFYLNQLTADFSTPSLDSDSDRFYLDQLSRDFSSPSLPSTSATPQRSATRSNNPGTNNAFSQTLHRILPPPAPPAGLRAPPPPSTRSTPTSNTNEESSDSDSAYTMPASSRPVRRRSGQADCLTLPHVPRVSGASSSSSGAAASNQSQANSSKSQLSQARTAPQATPSRPSNGSISAAGSGTKRKREAFEIDDDDLFGDNDLEVVDLVDKDMADLTSDEKEKEEDRKKNWVKLSQFQCVICMDDVTDLTVTYCGHLFCSECLHSALQITPHKRICPICRQKIENKNASGKFGPKSKGYYPLEIKLMTKKSLGKKVAVAAAAGRNTGEH; this is encoded by the exons ATGCCAttgcccccctttttgtgTGTCTTTGTGGCCTTCCACTACGTGCTTTCCAGTCCAGGTGCTCACATCATAAGCTCTCGGGGTGGAGTTTGTGGTAATATCCTAGCCGTCTGTCATTGCCGCCTTTTCCTACTACCATCTTCATGTTGCTTCAGGCAGCTTCATTATCTCTATATACTTTCCCCCCCGTCGTGGCTCGTCTCTCGCTTTTcctttgctgctgcagcaATCATGGCCAACAACTTTTTTGACTCGGGCTTTGACGAGTTCCTTGGAG AGCTTGCGAATTTTACACTTCCCTTCCCAGGTCTGCCTTTACCAGCACCCTCTGCTGCGAGCAACCGCCAGCAGCACGCATCTCAGCCAGCCCTAGGACGCCCGGCATCCGTCTCCTTCGAGCTCCCCAGACTCCCTGCCTTCGGAGCCGTGTGGCCGGTGCCATCAGCACCCCCGCCggcccttcctccccttcccgcccTCCCCGGGGCCTCGTCGTGGTCTGCAGCGCAGCAGTGGCAACCACCACGACAGCCTGCACAAGCCGGAGCTCGTCCTGGCGCCGCTGCATCATTTATTTCCAGACCCACTTTTTCACTTTTACACGGCGCCCCCCACCCTCCGACGCCGATGCCGTCAACGGCTCCGGTTACCACTTCTCTCCCTGGGCCCTTCTTtcatcaaccatcaacaacaatcggctcaacctcaccctcagcCTCAGCCCAATCCGGTCCTGCGAATCTGCCACAGCCACGGCGCACCACtgtcaacaacccctcccaattcctcccttcttcatctcGTCCCGCTAATTCACTCCACAATACCGTGAATACCCCGAGAACAatcaccccaaccccacctttGCACCAGCGCGAACCAAACAGCGACGACTTCTATCTGAACCAACTCACCGCTGACTTTTCCACCCCTTCTCTCGATTCAGACAGCGACCGCTTTTACCTCGACCAACTCTCTCGTGATTTTTCCAGCCCATCTCTCCCTTCTACCTCTGCTACTCCACAAAGGTCGGCCACGAGGAGCAATAATcccggcaccaacaacgCATTCAGCCAGACACTCCACAGGAttcttccccctccagcGCCACCCGCTGGCCTGAGAGCCCCCCCGCCACCTTCGACAAGATCCACGCCAACCTCGAACACCAACGAAGAATCCAGCGACTCCGACTCGGCCTACACCATGCCAGCATCATCGCGACCAGTGCGTCGTCGCTCTGGTCAAGCTGACTGCCTCACGCTCCCTCATGTCCCTCGCGTCTCGGGtgcctcgtcatcctcttccggCGCCGCTGCCTCCAATCAGTCACAAGCAAACTCATCAAAGTCACAGCTGAGCCAGGCTCGAACAGCACCGCAAGCAACGCCGAGCAGACCGAGCAATGGCTCGATATCTGCGGCAGGGTCCGGCACAAAGCGCAAACGCGAGGCGTTTGAGATCGATGACGATGATCTGTTTGGAGACAACGACCTAGAGGTTGTTGACTTGGTGGACAAGGACATGGCCGACCTGACGTcggacgagaaggagaaggaggaggacaggaagaagaatTGGGTCAAGCTGTCGCAGTTTCAGTGTGTCATTTGCATGGATGATGTCACGGATTTGACGGTCACCTATTGCG GTCATCTCTTTTGCAGCGAGTGCCTACATTCAGCCCTGCAAATAACACCCCACAAGCGGATCTGCCCGATTTGCAGGCAGAAAATCGAGAACAAGAATGCGAGCGGGAAGTTTGGCCCTAAGAGCAAGGGGTATTATCCTCTGGAGATTAAGctgatgacgaagaagagtttggggaagaaggtggcggtggctgctgctgctggtagaAATACCGGCGAGCACTGA